AGATTAAAGCAGCCATCAGATTTACATCAAATGGAACAGCTGAAGAAGAATTCGTGTGCAATTTACTCGATCAAATAGAGGAAGGAACTACTTTTCTTCCGTCAGGtcacataaaaatagcaagacTGGTTTATGTCACACATATTCACATCCAAATCACAATGCAAATTTTGACGGTCACATGAAATGCGTGGCGGTCATTACTGAGTAACAACATGAAGTTCAACAGATCTAGCAAGGAACTTTATAATGCATGTAGCCATGTACTCACCTGGTCTATCAATCGTTTAACAGGACGGTGAAGCGACTCAATTGTTGTCTGCTCATGTAGTCTTTTCAAGAGGATAAGAGGTATGGTGGCTACTTCTGGGAAAGATACATGGTAGCTCCATTGGGCAAAATGTGCTGATAGAACCTGAATTGCTGAAAGAACACACTCCTCTTGGAAATCTCTAGATTTCAGAAGGCTCTTTGACACCTAATTGCAAAGAAACAGTAGTTAACCTAAACCATTCTCAAGATAAACAAACTTTATCGTATTCATGCAGTTGTAAGTCGTAACACAGAGAAAATGTTACATAGCTTAATCAGACATTTTTGTGATTTCAGAACAGACAAAATGAATATATAAGAAATTCTAATTGTTATCATCATCCGGATTGTTTTCAGTACAGGTGGCATACCTTCAACAGCGATGAAAAGTTGACCTTTGTTTTTTGAGTTTGTTCTTTCTGAGAGACCTCTCTAAATTCTAGGCAGTCAAATAACGACGACGGAATTGGAAAGAACATCTGACTGCAAGTGGAAAGCTCGTTCAGCATTTGCACAAGCTTCAATCTTAATGGTAAGTACCGTGTTCCTGGAAATAAGTGAGCCACTCCTCTTATTACTTGAAGAACTTGATAAAATAATGGATTGAGATTGTAATCCTTGTAGTTACAACACAGGAACCTGACCCATAGGTTCACACAATTAATATATTGCCAGTTATCAATCTTCCTGAGGTCTTCCTGCAGACACAAGCAAGGAAACAATTGTTCATCTGATCTAAAATACCAAAAGAACATATAAAAGACAACATCATGAGGCAAAACCTCAGCACGCACAAGCAGAACTTCCTTATTCCAATGCAAAAAAAGGCATGTGTATCAACAAGTATCTTATTGTACTATCACAACTGATCTTTAGATAGTCTTACGGAGAAAATACTATTAAAATTCTCTCAACAGCCAAGAAGATGAGCTAAGGATAACATAATGAATGTGTTTTAGCTTGGGAACTCATCATATCATTTTGTGCATTTTGTGCATGTaacaattttaaaaatattatttaaacTCTCCAGACAGGAAAGAATAAAACTAACAGTCTAACTGGAATTAGACAGACTTCAGGCTGGCTGTACAATTATAGCCGGCATTGTTATGGTGGGCCGCGTCTACCAACGCGAGACGCCGGGCGATCAGCATGGTGTCTCACGCACGCTGCCGCTGGGACGTCAAACCTCGACCTCCCATCTCCCACGACTACTTCCTGTGCAGCAACAGCGATCCTAACAGGCATCCAGACACATTTTTGGGCCCAGTTTGAATGCAAGAGACCTACCCCAATCCAAAATACTTACGACCCAAGAATACTCAAGAAGGCATCAAGAGTCTACCTCAAGACTCAGCATGGAAAGGATACTGTAAGAACTTCATAACCCTGGTCTGGAGTTAAAAAAAAAGTGCACATGCATGTCCAAATATAAACACTATTGCATACCTTTTCCTTTGTTTTAGAAGCCTGTCTCAGAATAGCATTGAGTTGCCCCACAGAGGTTACTGCCCTCTCACATGACTTCTGAACATCCAGAGAATATAGCTCTACCAAACAGTTCATCAGAAAATCAATATGCTTTGTATTCCTGTCATTCACAAGCTTAGTGCTGGCAAGGTATGTATTGTAGGCTTTAGTTAAGCAGAGATCCAAACAGTCAGGTAACAGAGCAGCTACTTCTCGGATCATAAGAAATGCAGACAGAGACAAGCTCTGATCGCCACTTGCCCACAAGCGAAATAAAATCTGCAGCAGAATATGATAAGTTAAATTGCAGAAAAAATGGTAAAATGAAGGTACTATCTTCACATGATTGAATAATAATTGAATACCATATGGATTTTTGACATCAAGCATCAAGAATTCATGACCAACAAGATATGGACTACTATCTAAAAACTGCCATAATACAAAACATTATAGCATATATTCTTCAAAAGAGATATATAACAAATAGATACATAAATAATAACCACATGAAGGTTTTGAAACAGTATTCTTCTACAGGTCATCAAACCAAACACCAGAAACAGATGACTAGAGGCCAAGTATGCACCTATTACCATCATACAATTGCAATTTCCATATAATAGATCTAGCACTAGCCAGCAACAGGACCAGACTTTTGAAATAACATTCCTTATTAACATATACTAGGAACAGAGGACAAAGAAACATGTTTAAGGCATTCAAGCATATTGCCATCATAAAATCACAATTTTCATGCAGTAGGGTTTCGCCAAAAACAGAACCATGTTTCTCCACATCTCGATGCCTCCATAGAAACCAAATTAAGTGATGATCACTAATTTATTGTATATCTAGGATAAGCATATTACCTAGCAGACAAAATTAAactttaacaaatcatttgaTATGATTGGCTCAACTAGCTTTAACTTTACAACATAGTTTCACCTTATAACAACAAAGAGATTTGCTCGACTAGCTTTTAGACATGAATTCCCTTCATAACAAATGAACATGCAAAATTAAGACACAATATCAACAAGTAACATCATCAAAAGGCTACAGTACCTTGAGAAGCCTACTTGATGTTGATGGATATGCGGAAAAAAGAACCAGTGATGCTCTAAGTCGAGTCAAAACAAAGGAAAGTATTTTGTTGTCAGTTAGTTGACTAAGCAGCTCAAGAGAATTCCGCAAGTAGGACTTCAATAGAGGATCAACAGGTTGCCATTTCTTTGAGTTTCTCATATTCATAATTTGCCCTTTGTTAGCATCATCCGAAATCTCCAAAAGAGCACGAAAAATGTTGTCTGACTCAGAAAGAACAAACGATATTATCTGATAGAACACTCTGGTACATTGAAATCTCTGCATCGAGGGGCTATCAGAGTGAACACCATATCGACAAGCGTCCCGAAAAGCATTTAACAGATTACGTAGAGCAGGTGATTTAGGTTCCTTTGACACTAACTGGCACCATTCACTTATAGTCTTGGTTGTAAGGATCTTAGTATTTGGGAAATTTGCATCATTggagtcatcatcatcatccataGAATCCATCCCATCTTCCTCCTCAGAGTCCTATTGGAGATTGAAAACGAGTCACGACAAACGAAAAATTATTTGGTTAGATCAGGCATAGAAAGAACAATCTACACAGAGTAGTGCAAAATGTGCGTCTACATTTTGCAGCAGCTATTAAAACGTACTTCTTTACTTCTGTAGCTCTCCAACTCTGACTGCCATTTTTCAAGGAAGTTTGCAAACTCAGGGTCCtacaaacaagatgaacacaTAAAATCCACATTGAAATCAGTAAAAGCAATGTACATCACAAGCCTAGAATTCCATTTGGCGTTGCTGTGACTTCTTTTATTTACTTCTTATTTGGCTGTAGCAGGTAGAGCAGGTAGTTTGAAGCATGATTTTAACAGGTTGTAACATGAAAATCTCACTGAAATTAGTAGAGAAACTATGTTATTTGTGTAATTCAATTTTACTAATTTACTAAATAAACAGGACTGGAAGTTCCAAGTAGAACTGATCTAATATAACAATTAGCTTACCCAATCAATTGGGCAGAGAGGTTACAATTAAATACTACGGTACAAGCACCTATTAGCTACATACAGCCTACAGAAACTCTGCAACAGTTTTTTCCACACCTTTTTTCCAGCCCCACTATCACCTGTATGATGAGTTTGTTATGCTGAAAATCTACACGTAACGAGAACAAAATACAAACATGTCTTCCTGCTAAAAGCAAATTGTAAATTGTTCTCTATGATGAAAAACGGCTATTGATCTGCAAAAAGGAGCAAAATATCCAAAAGTAGACAGCCTGAAATTGTAAGAAGAATGTTGGTGATTTTAAACAAGCAGATTCAAGTCTGTTGGTGAAAGGAAATGTAACCTTATCCAGcaacttcttcaacttcttcttttgttttttgatatccagattcatctcatcattctGTCTGTCCAAACCATCTTGCGGGATAGAATCTGCACAAAATGTCGAGATATTCAAAAACTAGCACTCTGGCACAGCCCGAGCTCAATTAGTGTTACGACAGCACACACTAACCTATGAAATCCTCTCCATCTTCACTGTCAGAATAGTACGGACACCCAGGGTCCTGCATTATCATGAATCAAGCAGCCGGTTACAAAAGTAGCAACCTAGATATGATGCAGTGACGTACATAAACTCTTTGTAGCAAATGGACCAAGCAATGAAACGATTAGTGGTGTTGCAATTGGAAGAGGCCAAAAAGGGTAAAGGGCGCACGTAACGTAATCCATAGGATTTTGTTGGCAATAACAAGTCTGTGTACAGGATAAGCAGGCATACCTCTGAAAGATAGCCATTGCTGTCAGATAGATCTGCGTCTATCTCAATGTCATCCTCAGGAAACTCAAGGCCATCAATCAAAGCATCAGCAGCATCGTGGGTGGCCCTATATAGAAAAGCAGTTGGATCTTAGTTAACGAAAGGAAGGAATGTGCCGGATGAATTAGCGCAGGACACTCTCCTGAATCCTGATTACTGGCAAACTAGTTCGGTCCCAGCTGAGTTTAAGCTAAAGGTAGTGGAACAAAGGCAAACCACATGAGCTTGAACGTTCAGAATTGTTAGCTGTGAATATGATTGCTGCAGCTCGGCACTTTGGCAGATGTTCAGTGTTGCGCAAAAAGAGATGATCAATATTTAGGAGCAAAGAGACTAGCTGAACTAGTGCAGCAAAACGCTCAAACATCCGGCGGACTTGGACTTGGCGGCACGAGTAATCGCACTCGGGTATCGAATATTACAGCAGAGCATTTGAACTAGCCAGCCATGTTACACAGAGCATGgtaagaggaggaggaggaggaggatgaattACATGGTTGCATCGTccacccgctgctgcggcaCGTCGTCGTCCCCATCCTCCCGGGCGCCGCTCCCACCTGAAAACGACGCGAGCAAGCTCTCTCTCAATTACAAATTAGACCGCTCGCATCGCAGCCGCACGGCCAAACAAGCAAGCGGGAGGCACGGCAAGGGGGGCTCAGGCTCACCTCtgcgggggcggcggtggttgAACTGGTTCCGGATCTTGCGGTTGCGCTTGGCGGCGGACTGCAGGTTCTTGCGCGCGAACTTGCGCGCCTTCTTGCCCAGCTTCTTGGccatcagcgccgccgcctctggtcTCCTGTCGACGACGGCAAACGGCGGCGGGggtttagggtttgggtttggatTTCCTTGTCCACCCCTGGTTCTGGACCTTGTTGAAGAGGGAGGCTGGCACGACACGTGGGCCTCCTCTAATTTTCAGGGGCGCCTGGGCCCGCGCGCAGTGTAGCCCACAGACCGATGGGCCTTGGCGGACCTGGGCTGCTGAATCACCCAACCACAAACCTCAGGCCCGACAGCCCAAACTACGGAGGCCCGACAGCCCGGCTTCTAAATAATAATTTCGGTGGATGCAAATCTTGAGGAAGTCGGTTCATAATATTAATTGCTAAATAATAACGAAAGTGCTACGGTATCAAAACTCATAAATTttgcgaactaaacaaggcAGGCACGCCAACTTTGCAAAATAGTAGGAATGATCTGTCTCGTGTTGTGTTTGTTGCTTTGGTCGCGGCTGCCCCGGCTCGCAGTCTACTGTACTGTACTATCCAATCCGCCAGCTCAAGTTTTGTTCTGCTATTTTTTTCAGGGCATCACGAAGAACGACATGATGGGCGAACTCAATATATGTTCCGGGCTCCGGCTTTCATTTCGATATCGTGCAGGGCGCAAATATATTCAAAAGGCCCAAAAGTTGATGCAAATTCAGTCGAATCTCGCTCGCATAGTCGCGTGTCCTGGCAATGGCAAGCATGCAAATAAAACAAAGGGAATCCAGCGGTCGAAGCCAAGTGTCGACGGCACAATTTCAGACAACTGGAAGACTGAATGGCGCTCTGAATGTCTGATGCAGCCAAAGTACAGTGTCAGTTACTACTCCTAGATCAGATCATCAGCAGGCTGTTTGTTTCCTACAATCCTGCTCCAGTACTACGACACTTGTGTCACCTGCCGACGATCGACGCGCAGGCCGCGGCCGGTCACAAGTCACCTGCACCTGCAGTTGCCAATTGGGTTGGCACTGCAGCGCCACAGGACTACAGGAGACGCCCATCACGTCACTTGTTGCATTGTGCTTGTGC
The nucleotide sequence above comes from Panicum virgatum strain AP13 chromosome 3K, P.virgatum_v5, whole genome shotgun sequence. Encoded proteins:
- the LOC120700206 gene encoding nucleolar complex protein 2 homolog isoform X2; the encoded protein is MAKKLGKKARKFARKNLQSAAKRNRKIRNQFNHRRPRRGGSGAREDGDDDVPQQRVDDATMATHDAADALIDGLEFPEDDIEIDADLSDSNGYLSEDPGCPYYSDSEDGEDFIDSIPQDGLDRQNDEMNLDIKKQKKKLKKLLDKDPEFANFLEKWQSELESYRSKEDSEEEDGMDSMDDDDDSNDANFPNTKILTTKTISEWCQLVSKEPKSPALRNLLNAFRDACRYGVHSDSPSMQRFQCTRVFYQIISFVLSESDNIFRALLEISDDANKGQIMNMRNSKKWQPVDPLLKSYLRNSLELLSQLTDNKILSFVLTRLRASLVLFSAYPSTSSRLLKILFRLWASGDQSLSLSAFLMIREVAALLPDCLDLCLTKAYNTYLASTKLVNDRNTKHIDFLMNCLVELYSLDVQKSCERAVTSVGQLNAILRQASKTKEKEDLRKIDNWQYINCVNLWVRFLCCNYKDYNLNPLFYQVLQVIRGVAHLFPGTRYLPLRLKLVQMLNELSTCSQMFFPIPSSLFDCLEFREVSQKEQTQKTKVNFSSLLKVSKSLLKSRDFQEECVLSAIQVLSAHFAQWSYHVSFPEVATIPLILLKRLHEQTTIESLHRPVKRLIDQVNENKDFIERKREVVSFSPNDKASVDSFLQEKSSGNASFTRFYASVAENHQPRGRKAL
- the LOC120700206 gene encoding nucleolar complex protein 2 homolog isoform X1, coding for MAKKLGKKARKFARKNLQSAAKRNRKIRNQFNHRRPRRGGSGAREDGDDDVPQQRVDDATMATHDAADALIDGLEFPEDDIEIDADLSDSNGYLSEDPGCPYYSDSEDGEDFIDSIPQDGLDRQNDEMNLDIKKQKKKLKKLLDKDPEFANFLEKWQSELESYRSKEDSEEEDGMDSMDDDDDSNDANFPNTKILTTKTISEWCQLVSKEPKSPALRNLLNAFRDACRYGVHSDSPSMQRFQCTRVFYQIISFVLSESDNIFRALLEISDDANKGQIMNMRNSKKWQPVDPLLKSYLRNSLELLSQLTDNKILSFVLTRLRASLVLFSAYPSTSSRLLKILFRLWASGDQSLSLSAFLMIREVAALLPDCLDLCLTKAYNTYLASTKLVNDRNTKHIDFLMNCLVELYSLDVQKSCERAVTSVGQLNAILRQASKTKEKEDLRKIDNWQYINCVNLWVRFLCCNYKDYNLNPLFYQVLQVIRGVAHLFPGTRYLPLRLKLVQMLNELSTCSQMFFPIPSSLFDCLEFREVSQKEQTQKTKVNFSSLLKVSKSLLKSRDFQEECVLSAIQVLSAHFAQWSYHVSFPEVATIPLILLKRLHEQTTIESLHRPVKRLIDQVNENKDFIERKREVVSFSPNDKASVDSFLQEEKSSGNASFTRFYASVAENHQPRGRKAL